In Uranotaenia lowii strain MFRU-FL chromosome 2, ASM2978415v1, whole genome shotgun sequence, one genomic interval encodes:
- the LOC129742678 gene encoding uncharacterized protein LOC129742678, giving the protein MASDPGGGEPSWVFGSRFGILESFDPGGRDLKSQPGFGKGKKRAVQRNSKDERFYSKEARVDSNNGSRYLILSRAGSEETMEKVSPFFIKKAIDSITSQVTISRMKDGKLLLKTVDKFQADKLLKQKILGGSFNVSIEEHPTLNTTKGIVYCRDLNFLSDVEILAELKSEHVIGVRRIQKKNAKGDPEDTGAFVLTFNLGLLPISIDVGFHRCRVQLYVPSPLRCMNCLKFGHHKDRCRGNQMCAQCAGVFHDGSNCQNSITCINCRGPHSSLFKGCPVYEDEYEIQRIRVSEKLSLREAKTKRRLQAPNPIVQRLTESYSRVTKTGTLPHQPYTQQSTNSNQQRRKEHHLPSSVHQLPIALSSSSITPQSSEKLLQYSFSQESEILATPSTTIEIQPTKISSLSTESNNLTQSESTKLSTPTQLTLLENTQSNDLFRNNDDRSILTRAISASMFVKELN; this is encoded by the coding sequence ATGGCGTCTGACCCGGGTGGCGGGGAGCCATCCTGGGTTTTTGGATCCCGTTTTGGAATCCTAGAAAGTTTTGATCCTGGCGGAAGAGACCTAAAATCACAACCGGGATtcggaaaaggaaaaaaacgagCAGTCCAACGAAACTCCAAGGATGAACGTTTTTACTCCAAGGAAGCACGAGTTGATTCAAATAATGGTTCACGATATTTGATATTATCACGTGCTGGTAGTGAAGAGACGATGGAAAAAGTTTCtccgtttttcatcaaaaaagcaATAGATTCTATTACTTCCCAAGTTACCATCAGTAGGATGAAGGACGGGAAACTATTGCTTAAAACAGTCGATAAATTTCAGGCCGACAAATTGCTGAAGCAGAAAATTCTAGGAGGGTCCTTCAATGTGTCCATAGAAGAACATCCGACACTCAACACCACAAAAGGCATCGTTTACTGTCGTGACCTTAATTTCCTATCTGACGTTGAAATTCTTGCGGAACTGAAAAGCGAACATGTGATTGGTGTTCGCAGAATCCAAAAAAAGAACGCTAAAGGAGATCCGGAAGACACTGGAGCGTTTGTGTTGACCTTCAATCTTGGACTCTTGCCCATATCTATAGATGTCGGATTTCATCGCTGCAGAGTTCAACTATATGTACCATCGCCGCTTCGTTGTATGAACTGTTTAAAATTCGGGCATCATAAGGATCGTTGCCGTGGAAACCAGATGTGTGCTCAGTGCGCGGGAGTTTTCCATGATGGAAGTAACTGCCAAAATTCCATTACATGCATCAACTGTCGGGGACCTCATAGTTCGTTGTTCAAGGGTTGCCCAGTGTACGAGGATGAATATGAGATCCAACGTATTCGCGTTTCGGAAAAATTGTCGCTGAGAGAAGCTAAAACCAAACGACGCCTTCAAGCACCCAATCCGATCGTCCAAAGGCTTACGGAAAGTTATTCTCGAGTAACGAAGACAGGAACATTGCCTCATCAGCCGTACACTCAGCAATCAACAAATTCAAACCAACAAAGACGGAAAGAACACCATCTACCATCAAGTGTGCACCAGCTACCCATTGCGCTTTCCTCCAGCTCGATAACGCCTCAGTCGTCGGAAAAACTGCTGCAGTACTCATTCTCGCAAGAGAGTGAGATACTTGCAACGCCATCAACAACAATAGAGATTCAACCAACTAAAATAAGTTCACTTAGTACTGAAAGTAACAACTTAACACAAAGTGAATCTACAAAATTATCTACACCAACACAACTAACATTACTAGAAAACACTCAATCAAATGATTTGTTTAGAAATAATGATGACCGATCAATACTAACACGAGCGATTAGCGCTTCAATGTTTGTTAAAGAACTGaactaa